The DNA sequence TCTCCTCCCATGGATATAGCCTTCCGAAACTCCGGTTGTATTGACCTTCACATCCACTCGACTGCTTCTGACGGTTCGTTTTCACCTCTGGAGATCATTGAAGCAGCCCGGAAGATTGGCCTCAGGGCTGTAGCCATTACAGACCATGATACTGTTGACGGTTCAGCCGAGGCCTTAAGCCTCCCCCGCTCCCATTCTGTCGAAATTCTTTCCGGCATTGAAATCAGCGCCGATTTCCCCCGCGGCACCATGCATATTCTGGGTTATCTTATTCGGGTAGACGATTCGGCCTTGAGGGGAACTCTTAAAACCGTGCAAGACGCACGGGCGAAGAGAAATCTCAAGATCGTTGGAAAGCTCCAAGACCTTGGAGTGGACATACGATATAATGAGGTCATTGAGGTTTCGGGCGGGGGACAGGTTGGAAGGCCCCACATTGCTCAAGTATTGGTTCACAAAGGGGTTGTTCAGAGTGTTGATGAGGCCTTTAAGAAATTCTTAAGAAAAGGGGGGGGTGCATATGTTTCCAGGTATCGACTTTTGCCTGCTGAGGCTATCCAGATGATTTCGCAGGCAGGAGGAGTTCCCGTGCTGGCCCACCCGTTCACGCTTAATGCAAAAAACGAGACGGAATTGGAGAGTATTCTAGTTGACTTGAAGCAAGCCGGACTAAAAGGAGTGGAAGTCTACAATTCTGATCACACCCTCGAACACAAGAACCGCTACGAGAGGCTTGCGCTCCGCCACGGCCTGTTGCTCACAGGGGGGACGGATTTTCATGGCACGGCAAAGCCAGATATTCACCTTGGGATTGGAAAAGGAAATCTGCGCATTCCCTACAGACTTGTAGAGGAACTCAAGAAGAGTATCGTTAAAGTTTAGGCAACCATTCACGGTTACAAAAAAATGAACATCGAACATCGAACGTCCAACATCGAATGTTGAATGGGAAAACACGCGGCGCAAGCGCCTGCGCTGCGCGGAGGAAACAGAAGAACTGATTAAGATTTTCGTTACGAGTATCAAAACGGCCGTTCGACAGGCTCACGACCCTGAGCGGAGTCGAAGGGCTGAAAAGAAACAGAAATAACCGTTGAATGTTCGGTATTGGATATTCGTTTTTCATTCGACGTTGGACGTTCGATGTTCGACGTTCATCTTTCAAAACAATTCCGTGCGGCATAAATGTAACCTGTGAACATTTACGTTTAGGGATAGCTTTCTTGATATTCGTGATGCACGGTGACTGGGATTATGAAAGCGATATGGTCTTTTCAGGGCTTTTTTTTGCTATAATTTCAGGCGTAAACTCCTGTCTTCTGGAAAGTTCACGTCCTTTTTTGCCAAGCCACACGAATGAACAGGCAAGTGCAAGTCCTGCCACGATACCCACCATCAGATCCTCGCCGAGTGAGAATATCTTTGCCAGCAAGTATCCGGAAAGCATGCCCCCAATAAGCGCCAATATCGGTACCGTGTAAATGTAAAACGAAACTTTGAGCAGGGAAGCGCTTCGCAGGCCTATCGTCACGGTGTCTCCCACCTGAGCCCCGGCTGTGTTGCGGGCCCTTACCTCTACATTGGAGCCGGATCCTCCGAGGGCTTCACAGCTATGCCTGGCCTTGCAACTCTCGCATTCCGGCTCACGCTGGGTTACCGCCACTGCCATTGGGCCGTGGATTGCCCTTACAATTCCAGTCTTAGTTATAAGCTGTGCCATATTCCTTCGTCTACCGTCTTTGATTTAGTCGGCAAACCCCCAAAACCTGTAAGGGGGGTAACGCCTTGGAACTTCTACAACTTATTGAGAATATAGGAATCCATTATGCCATCATTCCACTATTCCAACATTTCAATTGGGGGCGAAGCCCCTAAGGGCTCGCTCAAA is a window from the Deltaproteobacteria bacterium genome containing:
- a CDS encoding PHP domain-containing protein is translated as MDIAFRNSGCIDLHIHSTASDGSFSPLEIIEAARKIGLRAVAITDHDTVDGSAEALSLPRSHSVEILSGIEISADFPRGTMHILGYLIRVDDSALRGTLKTVQDARAKRNLKIVGKLQDLGVDIRYNEVIEVSGGGQVGRPHIAQVLVHKGVVQSVDEAFKKFLRKGGGAYVSRYRLLPAEAIQMISQAGGVPVLAHPFTLNAKNETELESILVDLKQAGLKGVEVYNSDHTLEHKNRYERLALRHGLLLTGGTDFHGTAKPDIHLGIGKGNLRIPYRLVEELKKSIVKV
- a CDS encoding SoxR reducing system RseC family protein — its product is MAQLITKTGIVRAIHGPMAVAVTQREPECESCKARHSCEALGGSGSNVEVRARNTAGAQVGDTVTIGLRSASLLKVSFYIYTVPILALIGGMLSGYLLAKIFSLGEDLMVGIVAGLALACSFVWLGKKGRELSRRQEFTPEIIAKKSPEKTISLS